The Spirosoma foliorum genome has a window encoding:
- a CDS encoding peptidoglycan DD-metalloendopeptidase family protein, with amino-acid sequence MVINYSLRFLSVGLLIGWFSACTGVGPTANLFKPSSPHEQYGQSLKEAKLDRTALGLDWLTAGEQALRDSLKITIPYRESGYFSANKAFAVGYRLDAQRGDRFLIKVETQGVKQTQVFIDVFSLDDRNRLSLTAASKADTNVLTWEPRKTQSYLIRIQPELLRSGSYTINVTREPALAFPVKGRDSRQISSYFGAVRDGGRRRHEGVDIFAPKGTPALASVDGIITGVGTNTLGGNVAFLTDNDRNIRLYYAHLDRWNVSNGQHVSVGDTVGFVGNTGNARTTGPHLHFGIYGFTDGATDPLPYIRLGRGPAKQTLLPLSRLGDTIRVSALKSAVRLAPHSDAPVLRELPKSSALTIVGGTEAWLRVELPNGLTGYIPSATTEAQKRPLYRLTLATSQNLLDAANAQAGAIKSLPVGSAIDVLATTNSFQLVRSLDGKTGWLSLPIASSKPINTGAR; translated from the coding sequence ATGGTAATCAACTATTCGCTCCGTTTTCTTTCTGTAGGGTTGCTCATTGGCTGGTTTAGTGCCTGTACGGGTGTTGGCCCCACGGCAAATCTTTTCAAACCATCCTCACCCCATGAGCAATATGGTCAGTCGCTCAAGGAGGCCAAACTCGACCGCACCGCCCTGGGTCTTGACTGGCTCACGGCTGGCGAACAAGCGCTCCGCGATTCCTTGAAAATTACGATCCCATATCGCGAAAGTGGCTACTTCTCCGCGAATAAGGCCTTTGCCGTAGGCTATCGTCTGGATGCCCAGCGAGGTGACCGCTTTCTGATAAAAGTTGAAACGCAGGGAGTAAAACAAACCCAGGTGTTTATTGACGTATTTTCTCTTGACGACCGCAATCGGCTTAGTTTAACAGCAGCTTCAAAAGCTGATACAAACGTATTGACCTGGGAGCCACGGAAAACGCAATCCTATCTCATCCGCATTCAGCCTGAGTTGCTACGAAGTGGCAGCTATACCATCAACGTTACCCGAGAGCCCGCTCTGGCATTCCCCGTGAAAGGCCGCGATAGTCGTCAAATCAGCAGTTACTTCGGTGCTGTTCGCGATGGTGGGCGTCGGCGGCATGAAGGTGTCGATATCTTTGCGCCTAAAGGTACTCCTGCCCTGGCGTCGGTCGATGGCATCATTACAGGTGTAGGCACCAACACACTTGGCGGAAACGTCGCTTTTCTGACCGATAACGACCGGAATATTCGCCTTTATTATGCCCATTTGGACCGCTGGAATGTTAGCAACGGGCAGCATGTGTCAGTTGGCGATACCGTTGGTTTTGTTGGCAACACGGGCAATGCGCGCACCACCGGCCCTCATTTACATTTTGGCATCTATGGGTTCACCGATGGCGCCACAGACCCACTTCCGTACATTCGACTTGGCCGCGGCCCCGCCAAACAAACGTTACTCCCTCTGTCGAGGCTGGGCGATACGATTCGCGTATCAGCCCTTAAATCAGCAGTTCGGTTAGCCCCGCATAGCGATGCGCCTGTTTTACGGGAATTGCCCAAATCATCAGCGCTGACTATCGTTGGTGGTACCGAAGCCTGGCTGCGGGTAGAGTTACCAAATGGTTTGACTGGTTATATCCCCAGCGCGACGACAGAAGCCCAAAAACGCCCATTGTATCGCTTAACCTTAGCTACCTCTCAAAATTTATTAGATGCCGCCAATGCACAGGCAGGAGCCATCAAATCGTTGCCTGTTGGCTCCGCAATTGATGTGCTCGCTACAACGAATTCCTTTCAGTTAGTACGCAGTCTGGATGGCAAAACAGGCTGGTTATCTTTACCAATAGCCTCCAGCAAGCCGATAAATACGGGTGCTCGTTAA
- a CDS encoding APC family permease yields the protein MAENQPLSVPSDDVATEPTEFKRSLSLIDSTLIVSGSMIGSGVFIVSADMARNLGSSGWLLMLWVLTGVLTVAAALSYGELAGMMPKAGGQYIYIQRAYGHLTGFVYGWTVFTVIQTGTIAAVAVAFTKYTAVFIPALGPDNVLLALGPIKVTLGSLFAISSLVLLTWLNSQGVQSGKLIQNVFTSAKLIALLGLIIIGIALGFSTGMLSTNLTDAWAASTTTATGEVLPLTGIALILAFGTSMIGSLFSADAWNNVTFIAGEIKNPRRNIPLALFFGTLIVTTIYFLANVSYLSLLPLKGSPSGTDIISRGIQFATADRVATAAVETIFGNVAVTVMAILIMISTFGCNNGLILAGARLYYAMAKDGLFIKQASHLNKNAVPGRALWLQCIWASVLCLSGKYGDLLDYCTFASLVFYMVTIAGLFRLRRTEPNTERPYRAFGYPLVPALYIIAALTICGILLYTKTFNTGMGLLIAGLGIPVYLLTKRGQQTA from the coding sequence ATGGCCGAAAACCAACCGCTTTCTGTTCCATCTGACGATGTGGCTACCGAACCCACCGAATTTAAACGTTCACTGAGTCTGATCGATTCAACCCTAATCGTTTCCGGCTCCATGATTGGGTCCGGCGTTTTTATTGTTAGTGCCGATATGGCGCGCAACCTTGGTTCATCGGGTTGGTTGCTTATGCTTTGGGTACTAACGGGCGTGTTGACGGTAGCGGCTGCGCTCAGCTACGGCGAGCTAGCGGGCATGATGCCGAAAGCGGGCGGCCAGTACATTTACATTCAGCGGGCTTATGGCCACTTGACGGGCTTCGTTTACGGCTGGACAGTCTTTACCGTGATCCAGACGGGTACCATTGCGGCTGTTGCCGTTGCGTTCACGAAGTATACAGCTGTATTTATTCCAGCACTCGGTCCCGATAACGTTCTGCTTGCACTTGGACCAATCAAGGTCACGCTGGGCTCCCTCTTCGCTATTTCGAGCCTGGTGTTACTGACCTGGCTCAACAGTCAGGGCGTTCAAAGTGGCAAGCTCATTCAGAATGTGTTTACCTCGGCTAAGTTGATTGCCTTACTTGGGCTGATTATTATTGGTATTGCGCTTGGATTCAGTACGGGTATGCTGTCGACCAATCTTACCGATGCCTGGGCTGCCAGCACAACAACCGCAACGGGAGAAGTGCTACCGCTGACAGGTATTGCACTTATATTGGCCTTTGGCACTTCCATGATTGGTTCTTTATTCTCGGCCGATGCCTGGAATAACGTTACGTTCATTGCGGGAGAGATCAAAAATCCACGCCGAAATATCCCATTGGCGCTGTTCTTCGGAACATTGATCGTCACCACGATTTATTTCCTGGCTAACGTTTCTTATCTATCGTTGTTGCCGCTGAAAGGCTCACCATCGGGCACCGACATTATCAGTCGGGGTATTCAGTTTGCCACCGCCGACCGGGTCGCTACGGCCGCCGTCGAAACGATTTTCGGAAATGTAGCGGTTACGGTCATGGCTATTCTGATCATGATTTCGACCTTCGGTTGTAACAATGGACTGATTCTGGCTGGTGCACGCCTGTATTACGCCATGGCTAAAGATGGTCTTTTCATTAAGCAGGCATCTCATCTGAACAAAAATGCAGTTCCTGGTCGGGCATTGTGGTTGCAATGTATTTGGGCTTCGGTCTTATGTCTTTCCGGGAAATACGGTGATTTGCTCGACTATTGCACCTTCGCTTCATTAGTTTTTTATATGGTTACCATTGCCGGACTGTTCCGTCTCCGACGCACCGAGCCCAATACTGAGCGTCCCTACCGGGCATTTGGTTATCCTTTAGTCCCCGCTCTGTATATCATTGCTGCGCTGACCATCTGCGGTATTCTGCTCTACACCAAAACATTCAATACGGGAATGGGCTTACTCATTGCTGGTTTGGGAATACCCGTTTATCTCCTGACGAAACGAGGGCAGCAAACAGCTTAA
- a CDS encoding cupin domain-containing protein — MQFNEQEYIRSGLLDQYALGVLSPGEAKEVEQLARKYPIIKAELDWITKTLAESERAEPVAPRPGLKTQIMKALGELEETPVFDLSALPFINAYSDADQWQRTVASIQPPDDYRNLFGHVLQKDAQVEQFLLWVKHSIRPEEHHDELESFLILEGRCECLIGGELVQLSAGDYMAVPVDLEHTVRVISDTPVKAILQRLKIAV, encoded by the coding sequence ATGCAGTTTAACGAACAGGAATATATAAGATCGGGCCTGCTTGACCAGTATGCACTAGGCGTACTGAGTCCCGGCGAAGCGAAGGAGGTAGAGCAGTTAGCGCGTAAGTACCCAATTATTAAAGCGGAGCTAGATTGGATTACAAAAACATTAGCCGAATCTGAACGGGCCGAACCGGTTGCGCCGAGACCAGGTCTGAAAACTCAAATTATGAAGGCCCTCGGTGAACTGGAGGAAACACCTGTTTTTGATCTGAGTGCGCTGCCGTTTATCAATGCGTACTCCGACGCTGATCAATGGCAGCGGACAGTTGCCTCTATACAACCGCCTGACGACTATCGAAATTTATTTGGCCATGTGCTCCAAAAAGATGCTCAGGTCGAGCAGTTTTTACTATGGGTCAAGCATTCGATCAGGCCGGAAGAGCATCACGATGAACTGGAAAGCTTTCTAATTCTGGAGGGGCGTTGCGAATGCTTGATTGGTGGCGAGTTGGTACAACTCTCTGCGGGCGATTATATGGCTGTACCGGTTGATCTTGAACACACGGTGCGGGTTATTTCTGACACACCCGTAAAAGCTATCTTGCAGCGATTGAAAATAGCCGTCTAA
- a CDS encoding DUF6252 family protein: MKIAQLVSLLAIVSLVSLSSCSKKSDDGVTPATQSQAGFSVKIDGQAYAPDFAYALATSPGTNNYYAIYGLDSKTSDVVVLALPNTAAEGTYPLSNVNFASVTFAKEDFSTVNGGTGTVTIKTKTATNITGTFSFTAYDVTGTKKRVLTDGTFNVAIR, encoded by the coding sequence ATGAAAATCGCTCAACTTGTTTCGCTATTGGCTATTGTTAGCCTCGTTAGTTTAAGCTCATGCAGCAAAAAGTCGGATGATGGTGTTACGCCAGCTACGCAATCACAGGCCGGTTTCTCGGTCAAAATCGATGGACAGGCGTATGCCCCTGACTTCGCGTATGCACTGGCAACCTCGCCCGGAACCAATAACTATTACGCCATTTATGGTCTGGATAGTAAAACCAGCGATGTGGTTGTGCTGGCTCTGCCAAATACGGCCGCCGAAGGTACTTATCCGCTGAGCAATGTCAACTTCGCGTCGGTAACTTTCGCTAAAGAAGATTTTTCGACGGTCAACGGTGGCACCGGCACTGTTACGATCAAAACAAAAACCGCAACGAACATAACCGGTACGTTTAGCTTCACGGCTTATGATGTGACGGGTACTAAAAAACGAGTACTCACCGATGGTACGTTCAATGTAGCAATTAGATAG
- a CDS encoding FAD-binding dehydrogenase, whose protein sequence is MRETTDVIIIGAGLAGLVAAAELADAGKRVIIVDQEPEQNLGGQAFWSFGGLFLVDSPEQRRLKIRDSYELALDDWMGSAGFDRPEDYWPRKWAEAYVGFAAGEKRSWLHQQGIRFFPVVGWAERGGYGAIGHGNSVPRFHVTWGTGPGVLAPFEHRVREAVKRGLITLKFRHRVNELIVTNGHVDGIQGDILEPSSVKRGEKSSRVVVGNFTFHTQAVIVTSGGIGANHELVRQNWPERLGTPPKHMLSGVPEHVDGRMLAISETAGANLINRDRMWHYTEGIQNWAPIWHKHGIRILPGPSSMWFDARGNRLPVPLFPGFDTLGTLKHIMQTGHEYTWFVLNQSIIRKEFALSGSEQNPDLTNKSWRQVLGRAVGKSAPAPVEAFKNQGVDFIVKDNLPDLVAGMNALTGDNLIDLPSLERELVARDRQLLNPFGKDAQITAIRGARQYLGDRLIRTAKPNAILDPTAGPLIAVRLHILTRKTLGGLQTDLSGRVLGSNGEPIPGLYAAGEVAGFGGGGMHGYRALEGTFLGGCIFSGRTAGRAAAQEVG, encoded by the coding sequence ATGCGCGAAACTACAGATGTCATCATTATTGGTGCCGGTTTGGCGGGCCTGGTAGCGGCTGCCGAACTGGCCGACGCTGGCAAGCGAGTTATCATCGTTGACCAGGAGCCCGAACAGAACCTGGGCGGTCAGGCTTTCTGGTCATTCGGTGGATTATTTCTCGTAGATAGCCCAGAGCAGCGTCGCCTAAAAATTCGCGATTCGTACGAACTGGCATTAGACGACTGGATGGGTAGCGCGGGCTTCGATCGGCCCGAAGATTACTGGCCCCGAAAATGGGCCGAAGCCTACGTTGGTTTCGCGGCTGGCGAAAAACGTTCCTGGCTACATCAACAAGGCATACGCTTCTTTCCCGTCGTTGGCTGGGCCGAACGGGGTGGTTATGGTGCCATCGGTCACGGCAATTCGGTTCCTCGCTTTCACGTAACCTGGGGTACAGGTCCCGGCGTCTTGGCTCCTTTCGAACACCGCGTTCGGGAAGCCGTTAAACGGGGGCTTATTACATTAAAATTCCGACATCGGGTCAATGAACTGATCGTCACAAATGGGCATGTTGACGGGATTCAGGGCGATATTCTGGAACCTAGTTCCGTCAAACGTGGAGAGAAAAGCTCCCGTGTGGTTGTGGGCAATTTTACGTTTCATACACAGGCGGTTATTGTTACCTCGGGTGGTATTGGAGCCAACCATGAGCTGGTCCGCCAGAACTGGCCGGAACGATTAGGAACACCACCCAAACACATGCTCTCGGGTGTGCCCGAACATGTAGATGGACGAATGCTGGCCATCTCTGAAACAGCCGGAGCCAATCTGATCAACCGCGACCGGATGTGGCATTATACCGAAGGCATCCAAAACTGGGCTCCCATCTGGCATAAACACGGGATTCGCATTTTACCGGGCCCCTCCTCTATGTGGTTCGATGCCCGCGGGAATCGTCTGCCCGTTCCTTTGTTTCCCGGCTTCGATACATTAGGGACGCTAAAACACATCATGCAAACAGGGCACGAATACACCTGGTTTGTTCTTAATCAGTCTATCATTCGAAAAGAATTTGCCTTATCGGGTTCAGAACAAAACCCGGATTTAACCAATAAAAGCTGGCGACAGGTATTAGGCCGAGCCGTTGGTAAATCGGCCCCTGCGCCGGTCGAAGCCTTCAAAAATCAGGGTGTCGATTTTATCGTGAAGGACAATTTACCTGATCTCGTAGCTGGCATGAATGCCCTAACTGGTGATAACCTGATCGACTTACCTTCATTAGAACGCGAACTTGTTGCCCGTGACCGGCAGCTACTCAACCCATTCGGCAAAGATGCCCAGATTACCGCCATTCGGGGGGCGCGTCAGTACCTGGGCGACCGATTAATTCGTACTGCAAAGCCTAACGCCATCCTCGATCCAACTGCTGGACCGCTCATTGCCGTTCGACTTCATATTTTGACCCGCAAAACCTTGGGGGGCTTACAAACCGACTTATCGGGTCGCGTGTTAGGCAGCAACGGAGAGCCTATTCCCGGTTTATATGCGGCTGGCGAAGTCGCTGGTTTTGGGGGTGGTGGCATGCATGGCTACCGGGCTTTGGAAGGAACATTTCTGGGTGGCTGTATTTTTTCAGGGCGTACAGCCGGTAGGGCAGCGGCTCAGGAGGTTGGGTGA
- a CDS encoding alpha-galactosidase: MQAAPGDTHIAIETQQTALVIRIDKDQTPTIVHLGPRLHKAAEYAAIPGNGKRGEDYTGLYNSVYTPAGGRNLLEPAIQVTHADGNPSLDLKYVRHETQSLADGVVLTKVYLKDPQYPFEVTLYYKAYQKEDVIEQWSSIRHTEKKSVTLQKYASANLYIPAQNYYLTHFHGDWANEMNPSEVLLTEGIKVLDSKLGTRADLFQPPSFLVALNQPADEDQGEVIAGTLSWSGNYQLAFEVDPLHNLRILPGINPYASAYTLAPGTDFTTPSFLFTYSNKGKGGASRSLHRWARKHRIPQGQGNRLTLLNNWEATYFDFNEEKLSALFKDGKKLGVDLFLLDDGWFGNKYPRNDDHAGLGDWQENVKKLPHGLGYLVKDAESAGVKFGIWLEPEMVSPKSELYEKHPDWVLKLPNRQEYYFRNQLVLDLSNPKVQDFVYGLVNDLLTKNPTLGYIKWDCNAVVYNAYSATNPNQSNLYVDYVHGLYKVLERLRAKYPTLPMMLCSGGGGRVDYGALQYFTEYWPSDNTDALERIFIQWNYSYFFPAIASCNHVTDWGKQPIKFRTDVAMMGKIGYDIVVSKLSEPELQFSQEALKTYDRIKTVIWQGDQYRLASPYTNDVASAMFVNEGQDRAVWFTYLVNSRYKAGSVAPIKLKGLNPEKTYKIQELNVYPGTKSGINSSTATYSGNYLMTIGFNPQVDTRRTSVVLEVTEVK, translated from the coding sequence ATGCAAGCCGCACCCGGCGACACCCATATTGCCATTGAAACCCAACAAACGGCACTGGTTATTCGAATTGATAAAGACCAAACACCAACCATTGTCCACTTGGGTCCTCGGCTTCACAAGGCCGCCGAATATGCCGCGATACCCGGCAACGGCAAGCGGGGTGAAGACTATACGGGTCTTTATAACTCGGTGTACACGCCAGCCGGGGGCCGCAACCTACTGGAGCCCGCTATTCAGGTGACTCACGCCGATGGCAATCCCTCGCTCGATCTCAAGTATGTTCGGCACGAGACTCAGTCATTGGCGGATGGGGTCGTGCTTACGAAAGTTTATCTGAAAGACCCGCAATACCCGTTTGAGGTAACGCTCTATTACAAGGCCTACCAAAAAGAAGATGTCATTGAACAATGGTCATCAATCCGGCATACTGAAAAGAAGTCGGTAACGCTACAGAAATACGCGTCGGCCAACTTGTATATTCCTGCACAAAACTACTATCTGACACATTTTCACGGCGATTGGGCCAACGAAATGAACCCGTCGGAAGTACTATTGACCGAAGGCATCAAAGTGCTGGATTCCAAGCTAGGCACACGGGCAGATCTGTTCCAGCCACCCTCCTTTCTGGTCGCTCTCAATCAACCCGCCGACGAAGATCAGGGTGAGGTTATAGCTGGTACGCTCTCCTGGTCGGGCAATTACCAACTGGCATTTGAAGTTGATCCACTGCATAATCTGCGGATTCTACCCGGCATCAATCCTTACGCGTCGGCTTATACGTTAGCGCCCGGAACTGACTTTACAACACCCTCTTTTTTGTTTACCTATTCCAACAAAGGCAAAGGCGGAGCCAGCCGAAGCCTGCATCGTTGGGCACGTAAACATCGCATTCCACAAGGACAGGGCAACCGATTAACACTCCTGAACAACTGGGAGGCCACTTATTTCGATTTCAATGAAGAAAAACTAAGTGCCCTTTTCAAAGACGGCAAAAAACTTGGCGTTGATTTGTTCCTGCTCGACGACGGTTGGTTTGGCAATAAATACCCTCGGAACGATGATCACGCTGGTTTGGGCGACTGGCAGGAAAACGTTAAAAAGCTGCCTCATGGGCTCGGCTATCTGGTAAAAGATGCCGAAAGTGCCGGCGTCAAATTCGGCATCTGGCTGGAGCCAGAAATGGTCAGTCCGAAAAGCGAGCTATACGAAAAGCACCCCGATTGGGTTCTTAAACTCCCAAATCGTCAGGAATATTATTTCCGAAATCAGCTCGTACTCGATTTGTCAAACCCTAAAGTGCAGGATTTTGTCTATGGGTTGGTAAACGATTTGCTTACGAAAAATCCAACGCTGGGTTATATCAAATGGGACTGTAACGCGGTCGTTTATAACGCCTATTCCGCCACAAATCCGAATCAGTCGAATCTCTACGTCGATTATGTACACGGGCTTTATAAGGTCCTAGAACGACTACGCGCCAAGTATCCTACCCTGCCTATGATGCTCTGCTCTGGTGGCGGTGGCCGAGTCGATTATGGTGCGCTGCAATACTTCACGGAATACTGGCCCAGCGACAACACGGATGCCCTTGAGCGGATATTCATTCAGTGGAACTACTCGTATTTTTTTCCCGCCATCGCCAGTTGCAACCACGTAACCGACTGGGGAAAACAGCCTATCAAATTCCGAACAGACGTGGCTATGATGGGTAAAATTGGGTACGACATTGTGGTCAGTAAGCTGAGTGAACCTGAATTACAGTTCAGTCAGGAGGCTTTGAAAACGTACGATCGAATCAAAACCGTTATCTGGCAAGGCGATCAGTATCGATTAGCTTCCCCCTATACCAATGACGTCGCATCGGCCATGTTCGTGAATGAGGGTCAGGATCGGGCGGTGTGGTTTACGTACCTCGTGAACAGTCGTTATAAAGCGGGTAGCGTTGCTCCCATCAAACTCAAAGGCTTGAATCCAGAGAAAACATACAAGATTCAGGAGCTGAATGTTTACCCAGGTACTAAATCAGGCATCAACTCATCTACAGCTACTTACTCAGGAAACTACCTGATGACCATTGGCTTTAATCCACAAGTAGACACCCGTCGAACGAGTGTAGTACTGGAGGTAACGGAAGTGAAATAA
- a CDS encoding glycoside hydrolase family 20 protein, translating into MLTRLLFIAAFSLRLLVASGQSTDRYTIIPRPVQLEPRAGEFLVSQHTMVMVPFAQADLKAIAESFVNQIKLSSGMSLSLRTLDKTPVSGANAGANLIQFLPLRDTTMGDEGYHLTVTPQLITIEAAEPKGFFYAVQTLYQLLPPSVLGKEHGAGSMGSLVGPASRSALPALLVPACRIQDKPRYVYRGMNLDVSRHFFSVAFIKKYLDLMALHKFNNFHWHLTDDQGWRIEIKKYPKLTQIGSRRRETLVGHYDDFDPQVFDGKPYNDFYTQDEIREVIRYAATKYINVIPEIELPGHALAALASYPELACTTGPYQVATKWGVFDDVFCPTEKTFTFLQDVLTEVIELFPSKYIHIGGDECPKTVWHRSAFCQQLMKRLKLKNENQLQSYIITRIDKFVTSKGRRIIGWDEILQGGLSPNATVMSWRGINGGIQAAKLHHDVIMTPGQFCYLNFYQGDFSQEPVAFGGSLPIDKVYSYDPTPAGLLPTEAKYILGAQGNVWTEYIATPDQAEYMIWPRAAAMAEVVWTPLAQKDYNDFARRLPTHFERLSHLNVNYARTFYDAQFSAKPTSEGHVEVTLAPNILSPDIRYTLDGSIPSGESARYEKPILLTRSATVRTATFQNGKPLSQLAKLEKDYLVSKATGKSYTLLNAPTSGRPDSNYNLTDGTTGGIGGYEISGVVAFRNDLNAVIDLGKLEPVESVRIGFLKYTAKNICLPKQVEISVSEDGKVFKPALTARTNAAESGKRAIVRLPFDFTTTHARYIRIIARNVGKVPVGLRYPGKAAQLGIDEIEVR; encoded by the coding sequence ATGCTTACCCGCTTATTGTTTATTGCTGCGTTTAGTTTGCGGCTCCTAGTTGCTTCTGGTCAATCCACCGATCGCTATACAATTATTCCCCGTCCGGTGCAGCTTGAACCCCGCGCCGGAGAATTTCTTGTCAGTCAGCACACAATGGTTATGGTGCCGTTTGCGCAAGCCGATCTAAAAGCCATTGCCGAGTCGTTTGTCAATCAGATCAAGCTCAGTAGCGGCATGAGTCTTAGCCTCCGAACGCTGGACAAAACACCCGTATCAGGCGCAAATGCAGGCGCAAACCTGATTCAGTTCCTTCCCTTACGCGATACAACGATGGGCGATGAAGGTTATCACCTTACAGTAACTCCTCAGTTGATAACCATTGAAGCCGCCGAACCCAAAGGATTCTTTTACGCGGTTCAGACGCTCTATCAGCTATTGCCTCCGTCGGTTCTGGGCAAGGAGCACGGAGCTGGGAGCATGGGATCTCTAGTTGGCCCTGCCTCGCGCTCTGCACTCCCTGCCTTACTCGTTCCCGCCTGCCGGATTCAGGATAAACCGCGCTATGTTTATCGAGGTATGAATCTGGACGTGAGCCGCCATTTTTTTTCGGTAGCCTTCATCAAGAAATATCTTGACCTGATGGCGCTTCACAAATTCAACAATTTCCACTGGCACCTGACCGATGATCAGGGATGGCGCATCGAAATCAAAAAATATCCGAAACTAACCCAGATCGGCTCCCGCCGACGTGAGACTCTTGTGGGTCATTACGACGATTTCGATCCGCAAGTGTTTGACGGCAAACCCTATAACGACTTTTATACCCAGGATGAAATTCGTGAGGTTATTCGTTACGCAGCCACAAAATACATTAATGTCATACCCGAAATCGAACTACCTGGTCATGCGTTGGCAGCCTTAGCATCTTATCCTGAACTGGCTTGTACAACGGGGCCGTATCAGGTAGCAACCAAATGGGGCGTGTTCGACGATGTCTTCTGCCCAACCGAAAAGACGTTTACATTTTTGCAGGATGTGCTAACCGAGGTGATCGAGCTGTTTCCGAGCAAGTACATTCATATTGGTGGAGACGAATGCCCGAAGACCGTCTGGCACCGAAGTGCATTTTGCCAACAACTCATGAAGCGACTGAAGCTTAAAAATGAAAATCAGCTTCAGAGTTATATCATCACCCGAATCGATAAGTTCGTGACATCCAAAGGACGCCGAATTATTGGTTGGGATGAGATTTTGCAGGGTGGCTTGTCGCCCAATGCCACCGTTATGAGTTGGCGTGGCATTAACGGTGGCATACAGGCGGCCAAACTGCACCACGATGTCATTATGACGCCGGGTCAGTTCTGTTATTTGAATTTTTATCAAGGCGATTTTTCGCAGGAACCAGTTGCTTTCGGCGGCTCGCTACCCATCGATAAAGTGTATTCGTATGATCCGACACCCGCTGGCCTGTTGCCCACGGAGGCAAAATACATTCTGGGGGCACAGGGAAACGTTTGGACGGAATACATTGCAACACCCGATCAGGCCGAATACATGATATGGCCCCGTGCGGCTGCTATGGCCGAGGTCGTCTGGACCCCTCTAGCTCAGAAAGATTATAATGACTTTGCCCGCCGATTGCCAACGCACTTCGAACGGTTATCGCACCTGAACGTGAACTACGCCCGTACGTTTTACGATGCCCAATTCTCGGCTAAACCAACGTCGGAGGGTCACGTAGAAGTAACGCTGGCTCCGAATATTCTATCGCCCGACATTCGTTATACGCTGGATGGCAGCATTCCATCTGGTGAATCAGCCCGCTACGAGAAACCAATCCTGCTTACCCGGTCGGCCACAGTCCGAACCGCTACATTTCAGAACGGAAAGCCGTTGAGCCAACTGGCGAAACTAGAAAAGGACTATCTGGTATCGAAAGCCACTGGCAAATCGTATACACTGCTGAACGCACCGACCAGCGGCAGGCCCGACTCCAATTATAACTTAACCGACGGAACAACCGGCGGCATTGGGGGGTACGAGATTTCGGGAGTTGTTGCGTTCAGAAATGACCTGAATGCTGTGATTGATCTTGGCAAACTGGAGCCGGTGGAAAGCGTTCGGATTGGCTTCCTGAAATATACAGCGAAGAATATATGCCTTCCCAAACAGGTCGAAATATCCGTTTCGGAAGATGGCAAAGTCTTTAAACCCGCCCTGACCGCCCGAACCAATGCCGCCGAAAGTGGCAAACGAGCCATTGTCCGGCTTCCATTCGACTTCACCACGACCCACGCCCGCTACATTCGGATCATTGCCAGAAATGTGGGTAAGGTTCCAGTGGGGTTGCGTTACCCAGGAAAGGCAGCTCAATTAGGAATCGATGAGATTGAAGTGAGGTAG
- a CDS encoding DUF6134 family protein, translating into MKKSLLILFFCVYSFCTLAQTTADTPPAETHHYAIEIAGIRVGTMTAVRQSQPDNQTIYTLISDVKVNLLVYTVKIYYKVINRFEGKKLMFSTVDVRTNRGEYTSKTEWKGDHYDIVADQYKYKRQTTETQNIDFSSSLLYFYEPVGRNKVYAEYFGDYFTFNKTAAGTYHATVSDREDDYIYQNGRLVKIVKHNSLKNFIVRLLD; encoded by the coding sequence GTGAAGAAATCATTATTGATATTATTTTTTTGTGTTTACAGCTTTTGCACACTGGCGCAAACAACCGCAGATACTCCGCCTGCCGAAACGCATCATTATGCAATTGAAATTGCCGGAATTCGCGTTGGGACGATGACTGCCGTGCGTCAGTCACAACCCGATAACCAAACGATCTATACGCTTATCAGCGATGTAAAGGTGAATTTGCTGGTTTATACGGTGAAGATTTATTACAAGGTTATCAACCGATTTGAAGGGAAAAAGTTGATGTTTTCAACGGTAGATGTGCGCACAAACCGGGGCGAGTATACATCGAAAACAGAGTGGAAAGGAGACCATTACGATATCGTGGCCGACCAGTATAAGTATAAGCGACAGACGACCGAAACGCAAAATATTGATTTTTCAAGTTCTCTTTTGTACTTTTACGAACCAGTAGGGCGAAACAAGGTTTATGCCGAGTATTTTGGCGACTATTTCACCTTCAATAAAACCGCAGCCGGAACATACCACGCTACGGTAAGTGACCGGGAAGATGATTATATTTATCAGAATGGTCGCTTAGTAAAAATAGTGAAGCACAACTCATTAAAGAATTTTATAGTGCGGCTGTTAGATTAG